One window from the genome of Hippocampus zosterae strain Florida chromosome 7, ASM2543408v3, whole genome shotgun sequence encodes:
- the thrap3b gene encoding thyroid hormone receptor-associated protein 3b isoform X3, producing MAPYSPSRSNSRSKSRSRSLTRSQSRSRSRSRSRKRRYSSRSRSRSRSRTPMSYRNYPSRDYQNNRGYNRGYNRGYRRPFHFRGRNRGYYPRGHYQNRGGGYGYKSNWQGGGGGGGGWHDRKRDQDNRSHSPRRGRSRSHTPNKRSASRSHSRHSDRSSSEQSHRSRASSSSRSRSSTPCPRNKGKPSSKITKEKQGEGQAEKPAGEGSVIEKASGGKWIDYDTGRAGSETAQKDEAAAGDATPKSGQTASFGGFGFFSKEDAKSGEKTVISAAFKKFLAENKSKKQAAEKDDGNDSEKSSAEREQEKGIKSGDIFSLSVPFGDPKDDKTLPFFDEEEEEFLKSHGLKDRDADEDGAGKSNPSSRDIFGKWGDEPAYSTSYPLPKEKSRRDEDAEALDKMVEEMYQSRKHSKKEEKAKKKEKKDKEKEKSKRSPSPAVASKGKDRPLFPGAFPCEDSPVRLASSREDFELRVSSLDDMPSSSMSKSRFTARDLANPSKKDPEFRSIFQNIQSAQLRSSPTELFAQHVVSIVHYIKAQHFTSSDMSLSERFAMYQRKAAEVEMKPRKSPEIHRRIDVSPSAFKRHSHLFEDVDEASFKDSSKKFKGDTMDLRLDIERRKRFAGKDYRREAGRSPGGSQERSSEKSGKHHKKSKKGKKKRDRSPSSSSSSSSPSPTPTPFPSAPPPFRGKEYMGDGPDHFEEGFSHTRYPPRDYGDRGHPRDFEGQHMEGQRGRGRGFFPRMRGRGWNRGNYPGNNSSNGNPANMNPQGRPPEEEWDPEYTPKSRKYYLRPTRAQQEQPHDDRDGEKTWVDNRGRGRGSFMPRRGRFVYRKGGSSPKWTHDMFQNAEQPEMGDDNVDAEHKDGKNADEGLKP from the exons ATGGCTCCGTACTCTCCCTCCCGCTCCAACTCCAGGTCTAAGTCCAGGTCTCGATCTTTAACGAGATCTCAGTCGAGAAGCCGCTCGCGCTCAAGATCCAGAAAACGTCGCTACAG CTCCAGGTCCCGATCCCGCTCTCGCTCCCGCACTCCCATGTCCTACCGAAACTATCCCTCCCGAGACTATCAGAACAACCGGGGCTACAACCGCGGCTACAACCGCGGCTATCGGAGGCCCTTCCACTTCCGCGGACGAAATCGAGGCTACTACCCTCGCGGTCACTATCAGAACAGGGGAGGCGGCTACGGCTACAAGTCTAACTGGCAaggcggcggcgggggaggCGGCGGCTGGCACGACCGCAAGCGTGACCAGGACAACCGCTCGCACAGCCCCCGCAGGGGGCGCTCCCGCTCCCACACGCCAAACAAGCGATCGGCCAGCCGCTCGCACTCCCGTCACTCGGACCGCTCGTCGTCCGAGCAGTCTCACCGTTCCAGGGCCTCCAGCTCCTCCCGGTCACGCTCCTCCACGCCGTGCCCTCGCAACAAGGGCAAACCCAGCTCCAAGATTACGAAGGAGAAGCAAGGCGAGGGCCAagcggagaagccggcgggggAAGGCAGCGTGATCGAGAAGGCCTCCGGAGGCAAATGGATCGACTACGACACGGGCCGAGCCGGCTCGGAGACGGCCCAGAAGGACGAAGCCGCGGCCGGCGACGCCACGCCCAAGTCGGGACAAACGGCCTCCTTCGGCGGCTTCGGCTTCTTCTCCAAGGAGGACGCCAAATCCGGAGAAAAGACGGTGATCTCGGCTGCCTTCAAAAA GTTCctggcggaaaacaaaagcaaaaagcagGCCGCCGAAAAGGACGACGGTAACGATAGCGAGAAGAGCAGCGCCGAGCGAGAGCAAGAGAAGGGCATCAAGTCGGGCGACATCTTCAGCCTCTCCGTTCCTTTCGGCGACCCCAAGGACGACAAGACCTTGCCGTTCttcgacgaggaggaggaggagttccTCAAGTCGCACGGCTTGAAAGACCGGGACGCCGACGAGGACGGCGCGGGCAAATCCAACCCGAGCTCTCGCGATATATTCGGCAAGTGGGGCGACGAGCCCGCCTATTCCACCTCCTACCCGCTGCCCAAGGAGAAAAGCCGCCGGGACGAGGATGCGGAGGCCCTGGATAAAATGGTGGAGGAGATGTACCAGAGCCGCAAGCACAGCAAGAAGGAGGAGAAGgccaagaagaaggagaagaaagacaaggagaaggagaagagcaAACGCAGCCCCTCCCCGGCCGTCGCCTCCAAAGGCAAGGACAGGCCGCTCTTCCCCGGGGCCTTCCCTTGCGAGGATTCTCCCGTCCGTCTGGCGTCATCCAGAGAGGACTTTGAACTGAGAGTGTCGTCTTTGGACGACATGCCCAG CTCCTCCATGTCTAAGAGTCGATTCACGGCCAGAGATCTGGCGAATCCCTCGAAGAAAGACCCGGAGTTCCGTTCAATCTTCCAGAATATTCAGTCCGCCCAGCTTCGCAGCAGCCCCACCGAGCTGTTCGCGCAACACGTCGTGTCCATCGTGCATTACATCAAAG CTCAGCACTTCACTTCCTCAGACATGTCTTTAAGTGAGCGATTCGCCATGTACCAAAGGAAAGCTGCCGAGGTAGAAATGAAGCCAAGGAAGAGCCCCGAAATCCACAG GAGAATTGATGTTTCCCCCAGTGCCTTTAAGAGGCACTCTCATCTGTTTGAGGATGTGGACGAGGCGAGTTTCAAG GATTCAAGCAAAAAGTTCAAAGGCGACACGATGGACCTTCGCCTGGACATTGAAAGGCGTAAGAGGTTTGCCGGGAAGGACTACAGGCGCGAGGCGGGCCGGAGCCCCGGAGGCTCCCAAGAGAGGTCCTCTGAGAAATCTGGCAAGCACCACAAGAAGTCCAA GAAAGGAAAGAAGAAGCGTGATCGCTCGCCGTCCTCTTCTTCGTCCTCGTCCTCACCCTCACCGACGCCAACGCCTTTCCCCTCGGCCCCGCCGCCTTTCCGGGGCAAGGAGTATATGGGAGACGGGCCcgatcattttgaggagggcttctCTCACACGCGCTACCCACCGCGCGACTACGGGGACCGCGGGCACCCCCGGGATTTTGAGGGCCAGCACATGGAGGGCCAGAGAGGCAGAGGCCGCGGATTC TTCCCCAGAATGAGAGGACGAGGATGGAACAGGGGCAATTACCCcggcaacaacagcagcaatgGCAACCCCGCCAACATGAATCCTCAAGGGCGCCCCCCAGAGGAGGAATGGGATCCCGAGTACACGCCCAAGAGCAGGAAGTATTACTTG
- the thrap3b gene encoding thyroid hormone receptor-associated protein 3b isoform X2 — protein sequence MVTVAQQLTHLFFFFLPRAIKSKISATMAPYSPSRSNSRSKSRSRSLTRSQSRSRSRSRSRKRRYSSRSRSRSRSRTPMSYRNYPSRDYQNNRGYNRGYNRGYRRPFHFRGRNRGYYPRGHYQNRGGGYGYKSNWQGGGGGGGGWHDRKRDQDNRSHSPRRGRSRSHTPNKRSASRSHSRHSDRSSSEQSHRSRASSSSRSRSSTPCPRNKGKPSSKITKEKQGEGQAEKPAGEGSVIEKASGGKWIDYDTGRAGSETAQKDEAAAGDATPKSGQTASFGGFGFFSKEDAKSGEKTVISAAFKKFLAENKSKKQAAEKDDGNDSEKSSAEREQEKGIKSGDIFSLSVPFGDPKDDKTLPFFDEEEEEFLKSHGLKDRDADEDGAGKSNPSSRDIFGKWGDEPAYSTSYPLPKEKSRRDEDAEALDKMVEEMYQSRKHSKKEEKAKKKEKKDKEKEKSKRSPSPAVASKGKDRPLFPGAFPCEDSPVRLASSREDFELRVSSLDDMPSSSMSKSRFTARDLANPSKKDPEFRSIFQNIQSAQLRSSPTELFAQHVVSIVHYIKAQHFTSSDMSLSERFAMYQRKAAEVEMKPRKSPEIHRRIDVSPSAFKRHSHLFEDVDEASFKDSSKKFKGDTMDLRLDIERRKRFAGKDYRREAGRSPGGSQERSSEKSGKHHKKSKKGKKKRDRSPSSSSSSSSPSPTPTPFPSAPPPFRGKEYMGDGPDHFEEGFSHTRYPPRDYGDRGHPRDFEGQHMEGQRGRGRGFFPRMRGRGWNRGNYPGNNSSNGNPANMNPQGRPPEEEWDPEYTPKSRKYYLHDDRDGEKTWVDNRGRGRGSFMPRRGRFVYRKGGSSPKWTHDMFQNAEQPEMGDDNVDAEHKDGKNADEGLKP from the exons ATGGTCACTGTGGCGCAGCAGCTTACacatttgttcttcttttttcttcccaGGGCAATTAAATCTAAAATAAGTGCTACTATGGCTCCGTACTCTCCCTCCCGCTCCAACTCCAGGTCTAAGTCCAGGTCTCGATCTTTAACGAGATCTCAGTCGAGAAGCCGCTCGCGCTCAAGATCCAGAAAACGTCGCTACAG CTCCAGGTCCCGATCCCGCTCTCGCTCCCGCACTCCCATGTCCTACCGAAACTATCCCTCCCGAGACTATCAGAACAACCGGGGCTACAACCGCGGCTACAACCGCGGCTATCGGAGGCCCTTCCACTTCCGCGGACGAAATCGAGGCTACTACCCTCGCGGTCACTATCAGAACAGGGGAGGCGGCTACGGCTACAAGTCTAACTGGCAaggcggcggcgggggaggCGGCGGCTGGCACGACCGCAAGCGTGACCAGGACAACCGCTCGCACAGCCCCCGCAGGGGGCGCTCCCGCTCCCACACGCCAAACAAGCGATCGGCCAGCCGCTCGCACTCCCGTCACTCGGACCGCTCGTCGTCCGAGCAGTCTCACCGTTCCAGGGCCTCCAGCTCCTCCCGGTCACGCTCCTCCACGCCGTGCCCTCGCAACAAGGGCAAACCCAGCTCCAAGATTACGAAGGAGAAGCAAGGCGAGGGCCAagcggagaagccggcgggggAAGGCAGCGTGATCGAGAAGGCCTCCGGAGGCAAATGGATCGACTACGACACGGGCCGAGCCGGCTCGGAGACGGCCCAGAAGGACGAAGCCGCGGCCGGCGACGCCACGCCCAAGTCGGGACAAACGGCCTCCTTCGGCGGCTTCGGCTTCTTCTCCAAGGAGGACGCCAAATCCGGAGAAAAGACGGTGATCTCGGCTGCCTTCAAAAA GTTCctggcggaaaacaaaagcaaaaagcagGCCGCCGAAAAGGACGACGGTAACGATAGCGAGAAGAGCAGCGCCGAGCGAGAGCAAGAGAAGGGCATCAAGTCGGGCGACATCTTCAGCCTCTCCGTTCCTTTCGGCGACCCCAAGGACGACAAGACCTTGCCGTTCttcgacgaggaggaggaggagttccTCAAGTCGCACGGCTTGAAAGACCGGGACGCCGACGAGGACGGCGCGGGCAAATCCAACCCGAGCTCTCGCGATATATTCGGCAAGTGGGGCGACGAGCCCGCCTATTCCACCTCCTACCCGCTGCCCAAGGAGAAAAGCCGCCGGGACGAGGATGCGGAGGCCCTGGATAAAATGGTGGAGGAGATGTACCAGAGCCGCAAGCACAGCAAGAAGGAGGAGAAGgccaagaagaaggagaagaaagacaaggagaaggagaagagcaAACGCAGCCCCTCCCCGGCCGTCGCCTCCAAAGGCAAGGACAGGCCGCTCTTCCCCGGGGCCTTCCCTTGCGAGGATTCTCCCGTCCGTCTGGCGTCATCCAGAGAGGACTTTGAACTGAGAGTGTCGTCTTTGGACGACATGCCCAG CTCCTCCATGTCTAAGAGTCGATTCACGGCCAGAGATCTGGCGAATCCCTCGAAGAAAGACCCGGAGTTCCGTTCAATCTTCCAGAATATTCAGTCCGCCCAGCTTCGCAGCAGCCCCACCGAGCTGTTCGCGCAACACGTCGTGTCCATCGTGCATTACATCAAAG CTCAGCACTTCACTTCCTCAGACATGTCTTTAAGTGAGCGATTCGCCATGTACCAAAGGAAAGCTGCCGAGGTAGAAATGAAGCCAAGGAAGAGCCCCGAAATCCACAG GAGAATTGATGTTTCCCCCAGTGCCTTTAAGAGGCACTCTCATCTGTTTGAGGATGTGGACGAGGCGAGTTTCAAG GATTCAAGCAAAAAGTTCAAAGGCGACACGATGGACCTTCGCCTGGACATTGAAAGGCGTAAGAGGTTTGCCGGGAAGGACTACAGGCGCGAGGCGGGCCGGAGCCCCGGAGGCTCCCAAGAGAGGTCCTCTGAGAAATCTGGCAAGCACCACAAGAAGTCCAA GAAAGGAAAGAAGAAGCGTGATCGCTCGCCGTCCTCTTCTTCGTCCTCGTCCTCACCCTCACCGACGCCAACGCCTTTCCCCTCGGCCCCGCCGCCTTTCCGGGGCAAGGAGTATATGGGAGACGGGCCcgatcattttgaggagggcttctCTCACACGCGCTACCCACCGCGCGACTACGGGGACCGCGGGCACCCCCGGGATTTTGAGGGCCAGCACATGGAGGGCCAGAGAGGCAGAGGCCGCGGATTC TTCCCCAGAATGAGAGGACGAGGATGGAACAGGGGCAATTACCCcggcaacaacagcagcaatgGCAACCCCGCCAACATGAATCCTCAAGGGCGCCCCCCAGAGGAGGAATGGGATCCCGAGTACACGCCCAAGAGCAGGAAGTATTACTTG
- the thrap3b gene encoding thyroid hormone receptor-associated protein 3b isoform X1, with protein sequence MVTVAQQLTHLFFFFLPRAIKSKISATMAPYSPSRSNSRSKSRSRSLTRSQSRSRSRSRSRKRRYSSRSRSRSRSRTPMSYRNYPSRDYQNNRGYNRGYNRGYRRPFHFRGRNRGYYPRGHYQNRGGGYGYKSNWQGGGGGGGGWHDRKRDQDNRSHSPRRGRSRSHTPNKRSASRSHSRHSDRSSSEQSHRSRASSSSRSRSSTPCPRNKGKPSSKITKEKQGEGQAEKPAGEGSVIEKASGGKWIDYDTGRAGSETAQKDEAAAGDATPKSGQTASFGGFGFFSKEDAKSGEKTVISAAFKKFLAENKSKKQAAEKDDGNDSEKSSAEREQEKGIKSGDIFSLSVPFGDPKDDKTLPFFDEEEEEFLKSHGLKDRDADEDGAGKSNPSSRDIFGKWGDEPAYSTSYPLPKEKSRRDEDAEALDKMVEEMYQSRKHSKKEEKAKKKEKKDKEKEKSKRSPSPAVASKGKDRPLFPGAFPCEDSPVRLASSREDFELRVSSLDDMPSSSMSKSRFTARDLANPSKKDPEFRSIFQNIQSAQLRSSPTELFAQHVVSIVHYIKAQHFTSSDMSLSERFAMYQRKAAEVEMKPRKSPEIHRRIDVSPSAFKRHSHLFEDVDEASFKDSSKKFKGDTMDLRLDIERRKRFAGKDYRREAGRSPGGSQERSSEKSGKHHKKSKKGKKKRDRSPSSSSSSSSPSPTPTPFPSAPPPFRGKEYMGDGPDHFEEGFSHTRYPPRDYGDRGHPRDFEGQHMEGQRGRGRGFFPRMRGRGWNRGNYPGNNSSNGNPANMNPQGRPPEEEWDPEYTPKSRKYYLRPTRAQQEQPHDDRDGEKTWVDNRGRGRGSFMPRRGRFVYRKGGSSPKWTHDMFQNAEQPEMGDDNVDAEHKDGKNADEGLKP encoded by the exons ATGGTCACTGTGGCGCAGCAGCTTACacatttgttcttcttttttcttcccaGGGCAATTAAATCTAAAATAAGTGCTACTATGGCTCCGTACTCTCCCTCCCGCTCCAACTCCAGGTCTAAGTCCAGGTCTCGATCTTTAACGAGATCTCAGTCGAGAAGCCGCTCGCGCTCAAGATCCAGAAAACGTCGCTACAG CTCCAGGTCCCGATCCCGCTCTCGCTCCCGCACTCCCATGTCCTACCGAAACTATCCCTCCCGAGACTATCAGAACAACCGGGGCTACAACCGCGGCTACAACCGCGGCTATCGGAGGCCCTTCCACTTCCGCGGACGAAATCGAGGCTACTACCCTCGCGGTCACTATCAGAACAGGGGAGGCGGCTACGGCTACAAGTCTAACTGGCAaggcggcggcgggggaggCGGCGGCTGGCACGACCGCAAGCGTGACCAGGACAACCGCTCGCACAGCCCCCGCAGGGGGCGCTCCCGCTCCCACACGCCAAACAAGCGATCGGCCAGCCGCTCGCACTCCCGTCACTCGGACCGCTCGTCGTCCGAGCAGTCTCACCGTTCCAGGGCCTCCAGCTCCTCCCGGTCACGCTCCTCCACGCCGTGCCCTCGCAACAAGGGCAAACCCAGCTCCAAGATTACGAAGGAGAAGCAAGGCGAGGGCCAagcggagaagccggcgggggAAGGCAGCGTGATCGAGAAGGCCTCCGGAGGCAAATGGATCGACTACGACACGGGCCGAGCCGGCTCGGAGACGGCCCAGAAGGACGAAGCCGCGGCCGGCGACGCCACGCCCAAGTCGGGACAAACGGCCTCCTTCGGCGGCTTCGGCTTCTTCTCCAAGGAGGACGCCAAATCCGGAGAAAAGACGGTGATCTCGGCTGCCTTCAAAAA GTTCctggcggaaaacaaaagcaaaaagcagGCCGCCGAAAAGGACGACGGTAACGATAGCGAGAAGAGCAGCGCCGAGCGAGAGCAAGAGAAGGGCATCAAGTCGGGCGACATCTTCAGCCTCTCCGTTCCTTTCGGCGACCCCAAGGACGACAAGACCTTGCCGTTCttcgacgaggaggaggaggagttccTCAAGTCGCACGGCTTGAAAGACCGGGACGCCGACGAGGACGGCGCGGGCAAATCCAACCCGAGCTCTCGCGATATATTCGGCAAGTGGGGCGACGAGCCCGCCTATTCCACCTCCTACCCGCTGCCCAAGGAGAAAAGCCGCCGGGACGAGGATGCGGAGGCCCTGGATAAAATGGTGGAGGAGATGTACCAGAGCCGCAAGCACAGCAAGAAGGAGGAGAAGgccaagaagaaggagaagaaagacaaggagaaggagaagagcaAACGCAGCCCCTCCCCGGCCGTCGCCTCCAAAGGCAAGGACAGGCCGCTCTTCCCCGGGGCCTTCCCTTGCGAGGATTCTCCCGTCCGTCTGGCGTCATCCAGAGAGGACTTTGAACTGAGAGTGTCGTCTTTGGACGACATGCCCAG CTCCTCCATGTCTAAGAGTCGATTCACGGCCAGAGATCTGGCGAATCCCTCGAAGAAAGACCCGGAGTTCCGTTCAATCTTCCAGAATATTCAGTCCGCCCAGCTTCGCAGCAGCCCCACCGAGCTGTTCGCGCAACACGTCGTGTCCATCGTGCATTACATCAAAG CTCAGCACTTCACTTCCTCAGACATGTCTTTAAGTGAGCGATTCGCCATGTACCAAAGGAAAGCTGCCGAGGTAGAAATGAAGCCAAGGAAGAGCCCCGAAATCCACAG GAGAATTGATGTTTCCCCCAGTGCCTTTAAGAGGCACTCTCATCTGTTTGAGGATGTGGACGAGGCGAGTTTCAAG GATTCAAGCAAAAAGTTCAAAGGCGACACGATGGACCTTCGCCTGGACATTGAAAGGCGTAAGAGGTTTGCCGGGAAGGACTACAGGCGCGAGGCGGGCCGGAGCCCCGGAGGCTCCCAAGAGAGGTCCTCTGAGAAATCTGGCAAGCACCACAAGAAGTCCAA GAAAGGAAAGAAGAAGCGTGATCGCTCGCCGTCCTCTTCTTCGTCCTCGTCCTCACCCTCACCGACGCCAACGCCTTTCCCCTCGGCCCCGCCGCCTTTCCGGGGCAAGGAGTATATGGGAGACGGGCCcgatcattttgaggagggcttctCTCACACGCGCTACCCACCGCGCGACTACGGGGACCGCGGGCACCCCCGGGATTTTGAGGGCCAGCACATGGAGGGCCAGAGAGGCAGAGGCCGCGGATTC TTCCCCAGAATGAGAGGACGAGGATGGAACAGGGGCAATTACCCcggcaacaacagcagcaatgGCAACCCCGCCAACATGAATCCTCAAGGGCGCCCCCCAGAGGAGGAATGGGATCCCGAGTACACGCCCAAGAGCAGGAAGTATTACTTG